From Streptomyces sp. Edi4, one genomic window encodes:
- a CDS encoding ferritin-like domain-containing protein, protein MAEPLDAAQAALAAEHAAVYGYGVLGGRLTGARADAARQACTAHRSRRDALVRTVRDLGGSPVASAAAYALPYAVPDAAAALRLATDLEDRVAGVYCDLVRAAEGPLRREAASALREAAVRAVRWRGGSVAFPGLAQRPTTPVSPAST, encoded by the coding sequence ATGGCCGAGCCCCTGGACGCGGCGCAGGCCGCGCTGGCCGCGGAACACGCGGCTGTGTACGGGTACGGGGTGCTCGGCGGCCGGCTCACCGGCGCCCGCGCCGACGCCGCCCGCCAGGCCTGCACAGCCCACCGCTCGCGCCGCGACGCGCTGGTCCGTACGGTGCGTGACCTGGGCGGATCGCCGGTGGCCTCGGCCGCCGCCTACGCCCTGCCGTACGCCGTGCCGGACGCGGCCGCGGCGCTGCGGCTCGCCACCGATCTGGAGGACCGCGTCGCCGGCGTCTACTGCGATCTGGTCCGCGCGGCCGAGGGACCACTGCGCCGGGAGGCGGCATCGGCCCTGCGGGAGGCCGCGGTGCGGGCCGTGCGCTGGCGGGGCGGGAGCGTAGCCTTTCCTGGGCTCGCACAGCGCCCGACCACGCCGGTGTCACCGGCCAGTACCTGA
- the rimP gene encoding ribosome maturation factor RimP — translation MSTTQSDRLRGLLEPLVSAKDLDLEEIEVSRAGRRRVLRIVVDSDEGVELDTCAELSRAASEALDESDAMGEEEYVLEVTSPGAERPLTEPRHYLRATGRLARLQLHSGDELVARILKADDDGIDAEIPGVKGRKPTARRIGFAEIAKARVEIEFNRKEAKSEITADSENDIADDSDNDNEEEA, via the coding sequence ATGAGCACGACCCAGAGCGACAGGCTGCGCGGTCTTCTTGAGCCGCTCGTCAGCGCGAAGGATCTGGACCTCGAGGAGATCGAGGTGTCCCGGGCGGGCCGTCGGCGCGTGCTGCGGATCGTGGTCGATTCCGACGAGGGCGTGGAGCTCGACACCTGCGCCGAACTGAGCAGGGCCGCCTCCGAAGCGCTCGACGAGAGCGACGCGATGGGCGAGGAGGAGTACGTCCTCGAAGTGACGTCTCCCGGCGCCGAGCGCCCCCTGACCGAACCACGCCACTACCTCCGCGCCACCGGGCGCCTGGCCCGGCTCCAGCTGCACAGCGGCGACGAGCTGGTCGCCCGGATCCTCAAGGCCGACGACGACGGCATCGACGCCGAGATCCCGGGTGTGAAGGGGCGCAAGCCCACCGCCCGCAGGATCGGCTTCGCCGAGATCGCCAAGGCGCGGGTCGAGATCGAGTTCAACCGCAAGGAAGCGAAGAGCGAGATCACGGCAGACAGCGAGAACGACATCGCAGACGACAGCGACAACGACAACGAAGAGGAGGCGTAG
- the nusA gene encoding transcription termination factor NusA encodes MDIDMSALRGLVREKEISFDLLVEAIESALLIAYHRTEGSFRRARVKLDRENGHVTVWAKEDPADLEEGQEAKEFDDTPSDFGRIAASTAKQVILQRLRDAEDDITFGEFAGREGDVITGVVQQGKDPKNVLVDIGKMEAMLPVQEQVPGEEYTHGLRLRSYVVRVAKGVRGPSVTLSRTHPNLVKKLFALEVPEIADGSVEICAIAREAGHRTKIAVRSTRSGLNAKGACIGPMGGRVRNVMAELHGEKIDIVDWSDDPAEMVANALSPARVSKVEVVDLAARSARVTVPDYQLSLAIGKEGQNARLAARLTGWRIDIRPDTEQPDEG; translated from the coding sequence GTGGACATCGACATGAGTGCCCTGCGGGGCCTGGTCCGGGAGAAGGAGATCTCCTTCGACCTGCTGGTCGAGGCGATCGAGTCGGCGCTCCTCATCGCCTACCACCGCACCGAGGGCAGCTTCCGGCGTGCGCGCGTGAAGCTCGACCGTGAGAACGGTCATGTCACGGTGTGGGCGAAGGAAGACCCGGCCGACCTGGAAGAGGGCCAGGAGGCCAAGGAGTTCGACGACACCCCCTCCGACTTCGGCCGGATCGCGGCGAGCACCGCCAAGCAGGTCATCCTCCAGCGCCTGCGCGACGCCGAGGACGACATCACCTTCGGTGAGTTCGCCGGGCGTGAGGGCGACGTCATCACGGGCGTGGTCCAGCAGGGCAAGGACCCCAAGAACGTGCTGGTCGACATCGGCAAGATGGAGGCCATGCTGCCGGTGCAGGAGCAGGTCCCGGGCGAGGAGTACACGCACGGGCTGCGCCTTCGCAGTTACGTCGTCCGGGTGGCCAAGGGCGTGCGCGGTCCGTCCGTCACCCTGTCGCGCACCCACCCGAACCTGGTCAAGAAGCTCTTCGCGCTCGAGGTACCGGAGATCGCGGACGGCTCGGTGGAGATCTGCGCGATCGCCCGTGAGGCCGGTCACCGCACCAAGATCGCGGTGCGCTCCACGCGCAGCGGCCTCAACGCCAAGGGCGCCTGCATCGGCCCGATGGGCGGGCGCGTGCGCAACGTCATGGCCGAACTGCACGGTGAGAAGATCGACATCGTCGACTGGTCGGACGACCCGGCCGAGATGGTGGCCAACGCGCTGTCCCCGGCCCGGGTCTCCAAGGTCGAGGTCGTGGACCTCGCGGCCCGTTCCGCCCGCGTGACCGTGCCGGACTACCAGCTCTCGCTGGCCATCGGCAAGGAGGGGCAGAACGCCCGCCTGGCCGCGCGTCTGACCGGCTGGCGCATCGACATCCGCCCGGACACCGAGCAGCCCGACGAGGGCTGA
- a CDS encoding YlxR family protein, whose translation MSGRTHARACPERTCVGCRERAAKSDLLRIVAIEGACAPDPRGTLPGRGAYVHPASVCLDQAVRRRAFSRAFRAREALDTADLRKYVEQAAT comes from the coding sequence GTGTCTGGCCGGACGCACGCCCGCGCCTGCCCTGAGCGAACCTGCGTGGGTTGCCGGGAGCGAGCGGCCAAGAGCGATCTGCTGCGCATCGTGGCGATCGAGGGTGCTTGCGCCCCCGATCCTCGCGGTACGCTGCCCGGCCGGGGTGCGTACGTCCACCCCGCCTCGGTCTGTCTCGACCAGGCGGTCCGCCGCCGGGCGTTCTCCCGGGCCTTCAGGGCCAGGGAAGCGCTCGACACAGCGGACTTGCGGAAGTACGTCGAGCAGGCGGCAACGTAA
- the infB gene encoding translation initiation factor IF-2: MAKVRVYELAKEFGVESKVVMAKLQELGEFVRSASSTIEAPVVRKLTDALQGPGGNAGKSAAKPGAPRKAAPAKPAAPAAARPAAPKPGAPAPKPAPAAPAAPAAPAAPAAPASSTPSTPASPAPAASGPRPGPKPAPAKPAPVTPVPAAEFSAPAPAQPAAPSQAPRPAGATPGPRPAASRPAPAGGQRDGGQRDGGRGGDRPARPAGQGAPRPGGARPAGPRPGNNPFTSGGSTGMARPQAPRPGGGAPRPAGGPGAPGGAPRPQGGPGGAPRPQGQGAGRPSPGGMPRPQGGAPRPGGGAPGGNRPNPGMMPQRPAAAPRPGGGPGGRGPGGPGGRPGGGAGRPGGGGGFAGRPAGPGGGGRPGGGGGFGGPRPGGGAPGGGGGFGGRPGFQGRPGGPGARGGTQGAFGRPGGPARRGRKSKRQRRQEYEAMQAPSVGGVMLPRGNGQSVRLSRGASLTDFAEKIGANPASLVGVMMNLGEMVTATQSVSDETLKLLADEMNFVLEIVSPEEEDRELLESFDIEFGEDEGGEEFLVARPPVVTVMGHVDHGKTRLLDAIRKTNVIAGEAGGITQHIGAYQVATEVNGEDRRITFIDTPGHEAFTAMRARGAKSTDIAILVVAANDGVMPQTIEALNHAKAADVPIVVAVNKIDVEGADPTKVRGQLTEFGLVAEEYGGDTMFVDISAKQGLNIESLLEAVVLTADASLDLRANPEQDAQGIAIESHLDKGRGAVATVLVQRGTLRVGDTMVVGDAYGRVRAMLDDKGENVEEAGPSTPVLVLGLTNVPGAGDNFLVVDEDRTARQIAEKRAARERNVRFARKGVRFSLENLDEALKAGLVQELNLIIKGDASGSVEALESSLLQLDVGDEVDIRVLHRGVGAVTESDINLATGSDAIVIGFNVRAAGRAAQMADREGVDVRYYSVIYQAIEEIEAALKGMLKPEYEEVELGTAEIREIFRSSKLGNIAGVLVRSGEVKRNTKARLLRDGKVIAENLNISGLRRFKDDVTEIREGFEGGINLGNFNDIKIDDVIATYEMREKPRG, translated from the coding sequence GTGGCTAAGGTCCGGGTATACGAACTCGCCAAGGAGTTCGGGGTGGAGAGCAAGGTCGTCATGGCCAAGCTCCAAGAACTCGGTGAATTCGTCCGTTCGGCGTCCTCGACGATCGAGGCGCCGGTTGTACGCAAGTTGACTGACGCACTGCAGGGGCCCGGCGGCAACGCCGGCAAGTCCGCTGCCAAGCCCGGCGCGCCCCGCAAGGCCGCGCCCGCCAAGCCCGCGGCGCCCGCCGCGGCACGTCCCGCTGCCCCCAAGCCCGGCGCCCCGGCCCCCAAGCCGGCCCCCGCCGCGCCTGCGGCTCCCGCCGCGCCGGCCGCCCCGGCGGCCCCGGCGAGCAGCACCCCCTCAACTCCGGCTTCTCCGGCTCCGGCCGCCTCGGGCCCCCGCCCGGGTCCGAAGCCCGCACCGGCCAAGCCGGCCCCGGTCACTCCGGTGCCCGCCGCCGAGTTCTCGGCCCCGGCTCCGGCCCAGCCCGCGGCGCCCTCCCAGGCTCCGCGTCCCGCCGGCGCCACCCCCGGCCCGCGTCCCGCCGCGTCCCGTCCGGCTCCGGCCGGCGGCCAGCGTGACGGCGGCCAGCGCGACGGTGGCCGTGGCGGCGACCGTCCGGCCCGCCCCGCGGGTCAGGGCGCACCCCGGCCCGGCGGTGCCCGTCCGGCCGGTCCGCGTCCCGGCAACAACCCCTTCACCTCGGGTGGCTCCACCGGAATGGCGCGCCCGCAGGCGCCCCGTCCCGGCGGCGGCGCACCCCGCCCGGCCGGCGGCCCCGGTGCCCCCGGTGGCGCCCCGCGTCCGCAGGGCGGCCCCGGCGGCGCTCCGCGTCCGCAGGGTCAGGGCGCAGGCCGTCCGAGCCCGGGCGGCATGCCCCGTCCGCAGGGCGGCGCCCCGCGTCCCGGTGGCGGTGCCCCCGGCGGTAACCGTCCCAACCCCGGCATGATGCCGCAGCGTCCCGCCGCGGCCCCGCGTCCCGGTGGCGGCCCCGGCGGCCGTGGTCCCGGTGGTCCCGGTGGCCGTCCGGGTGGCGGCGCCGGTCGTCCCGGTGGCGGCGGCGGCTTCGCCGGCCGTCCGGCCGGTCCCGGTGGCGGCGGTCGTCCCGGTGGCGGTGGCGGCTTCGGCGGCCCCCGTCCGGGTGGCGGCGCTCCCGGTGGTGGCGGCGGCTTCGGCGGTCGTCCCGGCTTCCAGGGCCGTCCCGGTGGTCCCGGTGCCCGTGGTGGCACGCAGGGTGCCTTCGGCCGTCCCGGCGGGCCCGCCCGCCGTGGTCGCAAGTCGAAGCGGCAGAGGCGTCAGGAGTACGAGGCCATGCAGGCCCCGTCGGTGGGCGGCGTCATGCTGCCCCGCGGCAACGGACAGTCCGTCCGCCTGTCGCGCGGTGCCTCACTGACCGACTTCGCCGAGAAGATCGGCGCCAACCCGGCGTCGCTCGTCGGCGTGATGATGAACCTCGGCGAGATGGTCACCGCCACGCAGTCCGTCTCCGACGAGACGCTGAAGCTGCTCGCGGACGAGATGAACTTCGTCCTGGAGATCGTCAGCCCCGAGGAGGAGGACCGCGAGCTGCTCGAGTCCTTCGACATCGAGTTCGGCGAGGACGAGGGCGGCGAGGAGTTCCTGGTCGCACGTCCGCCGGTCGTGACCGTCATGGGTCACGTCGACCACGGTAAGACCCGCCTTCTGGACGCGATCCGCAAGACGAACGTCATCGCGGGCGAGGCCGGCGGCATCACGCAGCACATCGGTGCGTACCAGGTCGCCACCGAGGTCAACGGCGAGGACCGTCGGATCACCTTCATCGACACCCCGGGTCACGAGGCGTTCACCGCCATGCGTGCCCGTGGTGCCAAGTCCACCGACATCGCGATCCTCGTGGTCGCGGCGAACGACGGTGTGATGCCCCAGACGATCGAGGCGCTGAACCACGCCAAGGCGGCCGACGTGCCGATCGTGGTCGCGGTCAACAAGATCGACGTCGAGGGCGCGGACCCGACCAAGGTGCGCGGTCAGCTCACCGAGTTCGGTCTGGTGGCCGAGGAGTACGGCGGCGACACGATGTTCGTCGACATCTCCGCCAAGCAGGGCCTCAACATCGAGTCCCTTCTGGAGGCCGTCGTCCTCACCGCCGACGCCTCGCTCGACCTGCGGGCCAACCCGGAGCAGGACGCGCAGGGCATCGCGATCGAGTCCCACCTGGACAAGGGCCGCGGCGCCGTCGCGACCGTCCTGGTCCAGCGCGGCACCCTGCGGGTCGGCGACACGATGGTCGTGGGCGACGCCTACGGCCGTGTGCGCGCCATGCTCGACGACAAGGGCGAGAACGTGGAAGAGGCGGGTCCCTCGACCCCGGTCCTCGTCCTCGGTCTCACCAACGTCCCGGGCGCCGGCGACAACTTCCTGGTCGTCGACGAGGACCGTACGGCCCGTCAGATCGCCGAGAAGCGCGCCGCCCGTGAGCGCAACGTCCGCTTCGCCCGCAAGGGTGTGCGATTCTCCCTGGAGAACCTGGACGAGGCCCTCAAGGCCGGTCTGGTGCAGGAACTCAACCTCATCATCAAGGGCGACGCGTCCGGTTCGGTGGAGGCCCTCGAGTCCTCGCTGCTCCAGCTCGACGTCGGCGACGAGGTCGACATCCGTGTCCTGCACCGCGGTGTGGGTGCGGTCACCGAGTCCGACATCAACCTGGCGACCGGCTCCGACGCGATCGTCATCGGCTTCAACGTCCGCGCAGCGGGCCGCGCGGCCCAGATGGCGGACCGCGAAGGCGTCGACGTCCGGTACTACTCGGTCATCTACCAGGCGATCGAAGAGATCGAAGCGGCCCTCAAGGGCATGCTCAAGCCGGAGTACGAAGAGGTCGAGCTCGGCACGGCGGAGATCCGCGAGATCTTCCGCTCGTCCAAGCTGGGCAACATCGCCGGTGTCCTGGTCCGCTCGGGCGAGGTCAAGCGCAACACCAAGGCGCGCCTGCTGCGCGATGGCAAGGTCATCGCGGAGAACCTCAACATCTCGGGTCTGCGCCGCTTCAAGGACGACGTCACCGAGATCCGCGAAGGCTTCGAGGGCGGTATCAACCTCGGAAACTTCAACGACATCAAGATCGACGACGTCATCGCGACGTACGAGATGCGCGAGAAGCCGCGCGGCTAG
- a CDS encoding DUF503 domain-containing protein, protein MYVGTLSFDLLLGDVRSLKEKRSVVRPIVAELQRKYAVSVAEVGDQDLHRRARIGLAVVSGDTGHLRDVLDRCERLVAARPEVELLSVRRRLHGDED, encoded by the coding sequence ATGTATGTGGGGACGCTGTCCTTCGATCTGCTCCTCGGCGACGTACGGTCGTTGAAGGAGAAACGCTCCGTCGTCCGGCCGATCGTGGCCGAGCTCCAGCGCAAGTACGCGGTGAGCGTGGCGGAGGTGGGCGACCAGGACCTGCACCGCAGAGCCCGTATCGGCCTCGCGGTGGTCTCGGGTGACACGGGGCACCTGAGGGACGTACTCGACCGGTGCGAGCGGCTTGTGGCCGCCCGGCCGGAGGTGGAGCTTCTGTCGGTACGGCGCAGGCTCCACGGCGACGAAGACTGA
- the rbfA gene encoding 30S ribosome-binding factor RbfA, producing MADNARAKKLADLIREVVAEKLLRGVKDPRLGTHVTITDTRVTGDLREATVFYTVYGDDEERAAAAAGLESAKGVLRSAVGSAAGTKFTPTLTFIADALPENAKTIEDLLNKARASDAAVREVSSGAKFAGDADPYKKPGDEDDATA from the coding sequence GTGGCCGACAACGCGCGGGCGAAGAAGCTGGCGGACCTCATCCGGGAGGTGGTGGCCGAGAAGCTGCTGCGTGGCGTCAAGGACCCGCGCCTGGGGACACACGTCACCATCACGGACACCCGGGTCACGGGCGACCTGCGGGAGGCCACGGTCTTCTACACGGTGTACGGGGACGACGAGGAGCGGGCCGCCGCCGCGGCCGGCCTGGAGAGCGCCAAGGGCGTCCTGCGCTCCGCGGTCGGCTCCGCCGCCGGCACCAAGTTCACGCCCACCCTGACGTTCATCGCGGACGCGCTCCCCGAGAACGCCAAGACCATCGAGGACCTCCTCAACAAGGCGCGGGCCTCGGACGCCGCGGTGCGCGAGGTGTCCTCGGGCGCCAAGTTCGCCGGTGACGCCGACCCGTACAAGAAGCCCGGCGACGAGGACGACGCCACCGCATGA
- the truB gene encoding tRNA pseudouridine(55) synthase TruB gives MSTAAKTPNEGGEREALSGKGGGGRRDGLVIVDKPSGFTSHDVVAKMRGIAKTRRVGHAGTLDPMATGVLVLGVERATKLLGHLALTEKEYLGTIRLGQDTITDDAEGEIISSTDASKVTREGIDAGVAALTGAIMQVPSKVSAIKIDGKRSYARVRGGEEFEIPARPVTVSSFRVYDVREAVAEDGTPVVDLVVSVVCSSGTYIRALARDLGAGLGVGGHLTALRRTRVGPYGIDAARTLDQHQEELTVMPVAEAAAAAFARWDVDARRGGLLLNGVRLDMPDEYAPGKAVGVFGPDGAFLALVENQKGKAKSLAVFG, from the coding sequence ATGAGCACCGCAGCAAAGACGCCCAATGAGGGGGGCGAGCGCGAAGCGCTCTCAGGCAAGGGCGGTGGTGGGCGACGGGACGGGCTTGTGATTGTCGACAAGCCGTCGGGCTTCACTTCGCACGACGTCGTGGCCAAGATGCGCGGCATCGCCAAGACCCGCCGCGTCGGCCACGCCGGCACCCTCGACCCCATGGCGACGGGTGTGCTCGTCCTCGGCGTGGAGCGCGCCACCAAGCTCCTGGGGCACCTCGCCCTGACCGAGAAGGAATACCTCGGTACGATCCGGCTCGGCCAGGACACCATCACCGACGACGCCGAGGGCGAGATCATCTCGTCCACCGACGCCTCCAAGGTGACCCGCGAGGGCATCGACGCGGGCGTGGCCGCCCTGACCGGCGCCATCATGCAGGTGCCGTCCAAGGTCTCCGCGATCAAGATCGACGGCAAGCGGTCCTACGCCCGGGTGCGCGGCGGCGAGGAGTTCGAGATCCCGGCCCGCCCGGTGACCGTCTCCTCCTTCCGCGTCTACGACGTCCGCGAGGCCGTCGCCGAGGACGGCACCCCCGTCGTCGACCTGGTCGTCTCGGTCGTCTGCTCCTCGGGCACCTACATCCGCGCGCTCGCCCGCGACCTCGGCGCCGGGCTCGGCGTCGGCGGCCACCTCACCGCGCTGCGCCGCACCCGCGTCGGCCCCTACGGCATCGACGCGGCCCGCACCCTCGATCAGCACCAGGAAGAGCTCACCGTGATGCCGGTCGCCGAAGCCGCGGCCGCCGCCTTCGCGCGTTGGGACGTGGACGCGCGCCGTGGCGGGCTGCTCCTGAACGGCGTCCGCCTGGACATGCCCGACGAGTACGCGCCCGGCAAGGCGGTCGGTGTCTTCGGGCCCGACGGCGCCTTCCTCGCGCTGGTCGAGAACCAGAAGGGCAAGGCCAAGAGCCTGGCCGTCTTCGGCTGA